A segment of the Sanyastnella coralliicola genome:
GTCGGGAACAACTGGTAAAATAGCGGCTGGATAATTGCGCCATTGAAGCTACCGATTGGGTCGTTATAGAACGAGGTAGTTGTTGACACATCAAGAGGTGAACACTCTACAGCAAACACAGCTAGTACGCGGTCTGCAGGATCTTGTGTGCGAGCATAAACGCGATAAATCGTATGCCCTTCAGGCACTGTAGATGATTCTAGGGTTGGAGTGTACTCCTCAACAATGACATCCTGCAATTGCGCCGTAGAAAAGAGCGCACAGAGGCATGCCATTAAAGACAAATAGTACTTGGTCATAGCTTAAGGTATTGATGTTGAGCACCTAAGCTAATCCTTTTCTGCGTATCGTCAAACGCTTGTTCCGGAAAATTGAAGCTTTATACCGTCGCGATGCACTTCAGTTCAATGGCAATCGGCGTAGGAAGACTATTGATTTCAACGGTGGTGCGGCATGGTTGATTCTCCTTGAAATATTCGGCGTAGATACGGTTGAAGGTTTTGAAGTCGCGTTTCATGTCGACGAGGAAAACGGTCACATCCACAAGTTTATCCCATGACGAGCCCGAAGCTTCAAGAATCTTCTTGACATTGTTAAACACCGAATGCACTTGTGCTTCGAAATCAAACTCCTCGAAATTTCCGTTGTGGTCAAGTTTCAATCCAGGCACACTGCTGTCATGGGTTCCTGAACCAGCTTCACGTGGCCCTACACCTGATAGAAATAGCAATTCACCAACGCGTCGTGCATGTGGGTAAAGGCCTACAGGCTTAGGTGCGTCTGAAGTATTGATTTTTTCGTTGCTCATAATGCTTTTCTCGCTAGCGCGGAATCGGTTCCGCAGG
Coding sequences within it:
- a CDS encoding RidA family protein; translation: MSNEKINTSDAPKPVGLYPHARRVGELLFLSGVGPREAGSGTHDSSVPGLKLDHNGNFEEFDFEAQVHSVFNNVKKILEASGSSWDKLVDVTVFLVDMKRDFKTFNRIYAEYFKENQPCRTTVEINSLPTPIAIELKCIATV